The following are encoded in a window of Alphaproteobacteria bacterium genomic DNA:
- a CDS encoding endonuclease domain-containing protein, producing MIVGSAAPNPPRNGEGDQPKAGGGGPRVLRAPIKTVKLARKLRKEMSPPERMLWRALRERPGGFRFRKQCPQRPFSIDFACLAVRLAIEVDGEAHDRAGQPERDAGRDRYLEELGFTMMRIPAREVFRNLEGVILGIVSGCQRLGPLHRPSDGPPPRSGEDLQ from the coding sequence GTGATCGTGGGAAGCGCTGCACCAAATCCTCCCCGGAACGGGGAGGGGGACCAGCCGAAGGCTGGTGGAGGGGGCCCGCGCGTCCTTCGGGCGCCGATCAAGACGGTCAAGCTCGCCCGCAAGCTGCGCAAGGAGATGAGCCCGCCCGAGCGGATGCTCTGGCGCGCGCTGCGTGAGCGGCCGGGCGGGTTTCGGTTTCGCAAGCAATGTCCACAGAGGCCGTTCTCGATCGACTTTGCCTGCCTGGCCGTCCGGCTTGCCATTGAGGTCGATGGCGAAGCGCATGATCGGGCCGGCCAGCCGGAGCGCGATGCGGGGCGGGATCGCTACCTTGAGGAGTTGGGGTTCACGATGATGCGGATTCCTGCCCGCGAGGTGTTTCGCAATTTGGAGGGTGTGATCCTCGGAATTGTGAGCGGGTGTCAAAGGCTGGGCCCCCTTCACCGTCCTTCGGACGGTCCCCCTCCCCGTTCCGGGGAGGATTTGCAGTGA
- a CDS encoding methylcrotonoyl-CoA carboxylase: MTVLTSKLDDTSDSFRANAAHNRALADELRARVAEAALGGNETSRERHVSRGKLLPRERVERLLDPGSPFLEIGQLAACDMYKSEVPGAGVIAGIGRVSGRETMIVCNDATVKGGTYYPMTVKKHLRAQEIALQNRLPSVYLVDSGGANLPHQAEVFPDREHFGRIFYNQAQMSAEGLAQIACVMGSCTAGGAYVPAMSDESVIVRNQGTIFLGGPPLVKAATGEVISAEDLGGGDLHARKSGVVDHLAENDEHALTIVRDIVARLNTAKAIDIDLAEPAPPKFDPEGLYGVIPDDVRTPYDVREVIARLVDGSEFHEFKALYGSTLVCGFARIWGMPVAILANNGILFSESAMKGAHFIELACQRRTPLLFLQNISGFMVGGKYEAGGIAKDGAKLVTAVATASVPKITVLIGGSFGAGNYGMCGRAYSPRFLFSWPNSRISVMGGEQAASVLATVHKDAEGWSAEEAEAFKAPIRQRYEDEGNPYHATARLWDDGIIDPAQTRDVLGLAFATTLNAPIPERAKFGVFRM; encoded by the coding sequence ATGACAGTCCTGACCTCAAAGCTCGACGACACCAGCGACTCCTTTCGCGCCAACGCGGCCCACAACCGCGCCCTGGCGGATGAGCTGCGCGCGCGGGTGGCGGAGGCGGCGCTCGGGGGCAACGAGACGTCGCGCGAGCGCCACGTCTCGCGCGGCAAGCTGCTTCCGCGCGAGCGGGTGGAGCGGCTGCTCGATCCGGGCTCCCCCTTCCTCGAGATCGGCCAGCTCGCCGCCTGCGACATGTACAAAAGCGAGGTTCCGGGCGCCGGGGTGATCGCCGGGATCGGCCGCGTTTCCGGACGCGAGACGATGATCGTGTGCAACGACGCGACGGTGAAGGGCGGCACTTATTATCCGATGACCGTGAAGAAGCATCTGCGCGCCCAGGAGATCGCGCTGCAGAACCGGCTTCCGAGCGTCTACCTGGTCGATTCGGGCGGCGCCAACCTGCCGCACCAGGCCGAGGTCTTCCCCGACCGCGAGCATTTCGGGCGGATCTTCTACAACCAGGCGCAGATGTCGGCGGAGGGGCTGGCGCAGATCGCCTGCGTGATGGGCAGCTGCACCGCGGGCGGGGCCTACGTGCCGGCGATGAGCGACGAGAGCGTGATCGTCCGCAATCAGGGCACGATCTTCCTCGGCGGGCCGCCGCTGGTGAAGGCGGCGACGGGCGAGGTGATCAGCGCCGAGGATCTGGGCGGCGGCGACCTTCACGCGCGCAAATCGGGCGTGGTCGATCACCTGGCCGAGAATGACGAGCATGCGCTGACCATCGTTCGCGACATCGTGGCGCGGCTGAACACAGCGAAGGCGATCGACATCGACCTTGCCGAACCGGCGCCGCCGAAATTCGACCCCGAGGGGCTCTACGGCGTGATCCCGGACGACGTGCGCACGCCCTACGACGTGCGCGAGGTGATCGCCCGGCTCGTCGATGGCTCCGAGTTCCACGAGTTCAAGGCGCTTTACGGGAGCACGCTGGTCTGCGGCTTCGCCCGGATCTGGGGGATGCCGGTCGCGATCCTCGCCAATAACGGCATCCTGTTCAGCGAGAGCGCGATGAAGGGCGCCCATTTCATCGAGCTCGCCTGCCAGCGGCGAACGCCCCTCTTGTTCCTCCAGAACATCTCGGGCTTCATGGTCGGCGGCAAATACGAGGCCGGCGGAATCGCCAAGGACGGCGCCAAATTGGTGACGGCAGTGGCGACAGCGAGCGTGCCCAAGATCACCGTTTTGATCGGCGGCAGCTTCGGCGCGGGCAATTACGGCATGTGCGGGCGGGCCTACAGCCCTCGATTCTTATTCAGCTGGCCGAACAGCCGCATCTCGGTGATGGGCGGCGAGCAGGCCGCATCCGTACTCGCCACCGTGCATAAGGATGCGGAAGGCTGGAGCGCGGAGGAGGCCGAAGCCTTCAAGGCCCCGATCCGCCAGCGCTACGAGGACGAAGGCAACCCCTACCACGCCACCGCGCGGTTGTGGGACGACGGGATCATCGATCCGGCCCAGACCCGCGACGTTCTCGGCCTCGCCTTTGCAACGACGCTGAACGCGCCCATTCCGGAGCGGGCGAAGTTCGGCGTGTTCAGGATGTGA
- a CDS encoding M13 family metallopeptidase, producing the protein MTRFALLAAATFLAAASAPSQPPAHNGIGVDVAGMDRSVAPGDSFDRYANEGWRTRTEMPADRTRIGSFVGVADMVDARNVDIIAGAAARNPAPGSEERKIADYYAAYLDVAAIDQRGLAPLQPVLQRIAAVSSRRDLSAALGASLRADVDPLNATNFWTENLFGLFVTQGLQDPSRTMPYLLQGGLGMPERDYYLSDDADMVRIRTAYRTYIAAMLGLLGTPEAEARAQRIFDLETKIARAQVGAVDAQNAGAVENWARADFARRAPGIDWDAFFEAAQLSSQPNFLAWHPAPIRDLSALVASEPIEVWKDWLAFHTASRMASVLPKRFDDLRFSFYGTTLSGQQQQRPRERRALLATSGALGDAVGQIYVQRHFSAAAKADVQNMVRNIVQAFDRRLVAIDWMNPATRTEARRKVETLRVGVGYPDVWRDYSGLDIRAGDAFGNAWRAQLYEYRHQLSKIGRPVDRGEWWMFPQTVNAINMPLQNAITFPAAILLPPFYDPDADPAFNYGAIGSVIGHEVSHSFDNLGAGFDAEGRLRNWWTPEDLAHFNAAGQALVRQYNSYEPFPGVHINGQLTLGENIADLAGLAAAYDAYHASLDGREAPVIGGLTGDQRFFLAYAQAHRAKAREAAMRSQIATNEHAPDQYRAETVRNIDAWYAAFGVRPGQAMYLPPAERVRVW; encoded by the coding sequence ATGACCCGCTTCGCGCTGCTTGCCGCCGCCACCTTCCTCGCCGCCGCCTCCGCCCCATCCCAGCCGCCGGCCCATAACGGCATCGGAGTCGACGTCGCAGGAATGGACCGTTCCGTCGCCCCCGGGGACAGCTTCGACCGCTACGCCAACGAAGGCTGGCGCACCCGCACCGAAATGCCGGCGGACCGCACAAGGATCGGATCCTTCGTCGGAGTCGCCGACATGGTCGACGCGCGCAACGTCGACATCATCGCCGGCGCCGCGGCGCGCAACCCTGCGCCGGGCAGCGAGGAGCGCAAGATCGCCGATTATTACGCCGCCTATCTCGATGTGGCCGCGATCGATCAGCGCGGCCTCGCCCCGCTCCAGCCGGTCCTCCAGCGGATCGCCGCCGTCTCCAGCCGCCGCGATCTCTCGGCGGCGCTCGGGGCCAGCCTTCGCGCCGACGTCGATCCGCTCAACGCGACCAATTTCTGGACCGAGAACCTGTTCGGCCTGTTCGTGACCCAGGGCCTTCAGGACCCGAGCCGGACCATGCCCTATCTGCTCCAGGGCGGCCTCGGCATGCCCGAGCGCGACTATTACCTCTCCGACGACGCCGACATGGTGCGAATCCGCACAGCCTACCGCACCTACATCGCCGCGATGCTCGGCCTGCTCGGAACGCCCGAGGCCGAGGCCCGCGCGCAGCGCATCTTCGATCTCGAAACGAAGATCGCCCGCGCCCAGGTCGGCGCCGTCGACGCCCAGAATGCCGGCGCGGTCGAAAATTGGGCCCGGGCCGATTTCGCGCGCCGGGCGCCGGGGATCGATTGGGACGCCTTCTTCGAGGCGGCGCAGCTTTCCAGCCAGCCGAACTTCCTCGCCTGGCATCCGGCGCCGATCCGCGACCTCAGCGCGCTGGTCGCGTCCGAGCCGATCGAGGTGTGGAAGGACTGGCTCGCCTTCCACACCGCAAGCCGGATGGCCTCGGTCCTTCCGAAGCGCTTCGACGATCTTCGCTTCTCCTTCTACGGCACGACTCTCTCCGGCCAGCAGCAGCAGCGCCCGCGCGAGCGCCGCGCCCTTCTCGCCACCTCGGGCGCGCTCGGCGACGCGGTCGGCCAGATCTACGTCCAGCGACACTTCTCCGCCGCGGCCAAGGCCGACGTTCAGAATATGGTCCGCAACATCGTCCAGGCCTTCGATCGCCGCCTGGTGGCGATCGACTGGATGAACCCGGCGACCCGCACCGAGGCTCGCCGCAAGGTCGAGACGCTCCGGGTCGGGGTCGGCTATCCCGACGTGTGGCGCGATTATTCGGGCCTCGACATCCGCGCCGGCGACGCGTTCGGCAACGCCTGGCGCGCGCAGCTTTACGAATACCGCCACCAGCTTTCGAAGATCGGCCGGCCGGTCGACCGCGGCGAATGGTGGATGTTCCCGCAGACGGTCAACGCGATCAACATGCCGCTGCAGAACGCGATCACCTTCCCGGCCGCGATCCTTCTGCCGCCTTTCTACGATCCGGACGCCGATCCGGCCTTCAACTATGGCGCGATCGGATCGGTGATCGGCCACGAGGTCAGCCACAGCTTCGACAATCTCGGCGCCGGCTTCGACGCCGAGGGACGCCTGAGGAACTGGTGGACGCCCGAGGACCTCGCCCATTTCAACGCCGCCGGCCAGGCGCTCGTCCGCCAGTACAATTCCTACGAGCCCTTCCCCGGAGTCCACATCAACGGCCAGCTGACGCTCGGCGAGAACATCGCCGATCTCGCCGGCCTCGCCGCCGCCTACGACGCCTATCACGCCTCGCTGGACGGCCGCGAGGCGCCGGTGATCGGCGGCCTGACCGGCGACCAGCGCTTCTTCCTCGCTTACGCCCAGGCCCACCGCGCCAAGGCCCGCGAGGCGGCGATGCGCTCGCAGATCGCAACCAACGAGCACGCGCCCGACCAGTATCGCGCCGAGACCGTCCGCAACATCGACGCCTGGTACGCGGCGTTCGGGGTGAGGCCGGGGCAGGCGATGTACCTGCCGCCGGCGGAAAGGGTCAGGGTTTGGTGA